From Pseudomonadota bacterium, a single genomic window includes:
- a CDS encoding PilZ domain-containing protein yields MGDQDLRQHPRLPVNLPATYCSANLIIDARVSNLSQAGLFLRCSAVDPIGTPAEVTISLPTQAVPLVVSGIVIWSCAMSDRPSGMGLHFGELSKETRAALANCLLQSSHGHVGV; encoded by the coding sequence GTGGGCGACCAAGACTTGCGACAGCATCCACGCCTGCCCGTCAACCTCCCGGCGACCTACTGCTCGGCCAACCTGATCATCGATGCTCGTGTCTCCAACCTGAGCCAGGCTGGGCTCTTTCTGCGCTGCTCCGCCGTCGATCCGATCGGCACGCCAGCCGAGGTGACGATCAGCCTTCCCACGCAGGCGGTTCCGTTGGTGGTCAGCGGTATTGTGATCTGGTCCTGCGCGATGTCCGACCGGCCGAGCGGGATGGGGTTGCACTTCGGCGAGCTGTCGAAAGAGACGCGCGCCGCGCTGGCGAACTGCCTGCTGCAAAGCAGCCACGGTCACGTCGGGGTGTAG
- a CDS encoding FAD-binding oxidoreductase produces the protein MLRWGKRSAEGPRLAGWGRLSVPGRERRSEALEPLTEGAVLTRGLGRSYGDASLPPPSVLEVAATPLADRILAFDETTGALRAEAGLSLAAINQLFLPRRWCSPTLPGTQFITLGGMVAADVHDKSHHCAGSFGRHVKGLRLRVGDGRIVDCSASAHEDLFWATVGGMGLTGHILEVELTLQRIPSPWIWQESERVPNIDAYLDALESAARTWPYTVGWIDCLSRGRKLGRGVLLCGRWAEAHEAPPFAPAAKHKLTVPFELPSWALSGPTVRAFNEVYYGSHQPRQRQRIVHPESFFHPLDAILHWNRIYGARGFTQYQCLLPRSAGRGAARRFLELLTARGGASFLCVIKDCGEQGQGLLSFPMPGVSIALDLAVRDDTQQLVDALNELVIAEGGRIYLAKDAFTRAEHFRAMEPRLEGWQAVRRRWDPEGRLRSALSVRLFGDPP, from the coding sequence ATGCTGAGGTGGGGGAAGCGCAGCGCTGAGGGGCCACGCTTGGCCGGCTGGGGTCGGCTCAGCGTGCCCGGACGCGAGCGCCGCTCCGAAGCGCTAGAGCCGCTGACCGAGGGCGCGGTGCTGACGCGCGGCCTCGGACGGTCCTACGGGGATGCTTCGCTGCCGCCACCCTCGGTGCTGGAGGTGGCGGCCACGCCGCTCGCCGATCGCATCCTCGCCTTCGATGAGACGACAGGCGCGCTGCGCGCGGAGGCGGGGCTCTCGCTGGCGGCCATCAATCAGCTCTTTCTCCCCCGTCGCTGGTGCTCCCCGACCTTGCCCGGCACGCAGTTCATCACCCTCGGCGGGATGGTCGCGGCCGATGTCCACGACAAGAGTCATCACTGCGCCGGCAGCTTTGGTCGCCACGTCAAGGGGCTGCGCCTGCGTGTCGGCGACGGGCGCATCGTCGATTGCTCAGCGAGCGCGCACGAGGACCTCTTCTGGGCCACCGTCGGCGGCATGGGTCTGACCGGTCACATCCTCGAGGTCGAGCTCACGCTGCAGCGCATCCCCTCGCCGTGGATCTGGCAGGAGAGCGAGCGCGTGCCGAACATCGATGCCTACCTCGACGCGCTCGAGTCGGCGGCCCGCACGTGGCCCTACACTGTCGGTTGGATCGACTGCCTCTCGCGCGGTCGCAAGCTGGGCCGCGGGGTGCTGCTCTGCGGGCGCTGGGCGGAGGCGCATGAGGCTCCACCCTTCGCTCCCGCGGCCAAGCACAAGCTGACGGTCCCCTTCGAGCTGCCGAGCTGGGCGCTGAGCGGCCCGACCGTCAGGGCCTTCAACGAGGTCTATTACGGGTCGCACCAGCCGCGGCAGCGTCAGCGGATCGTCCATCCCGAGAGCTTCTTCCATCCGCTCGACGCGATCCTCCACTGGAACCGCATCTACGGCGCGCGCGGCTTCACGCAGTACCAATGCCTGCTGCCGAGGAGCGCTGGTCGTGGCGCAGCGCGGCGCTTCCTCGAGCTGTTGACGGCGCGCGGCGGCGCGTCCTTCCTCTGCGTGATCAAGGATTGCGGAGAGCAGGGGCAGGGGCTGCTCTCCTTTCCGATGCCGGGCGTCTCGATCGCGCTCGATCTCGCTGTTCGTGACGATACGCAGCAGCTCGTCGACGCGCTCAATGAGCTGGTGATCGCCGAGGGCGGGCGCATCTACCTGGCGAAGGACGCCTTCACCCGCGCGGAGCACTTTCGCGCGATGGAGCCGCGGCTCGAGGGCTGGCAGGCTGTGCGGCGGCGCTGGGATCCGGAAGGCCGCCTGCGCAGCGCGCTTTCCGTGCGGCTCTTCGGAGACCCGCCATGA
- a CDS encoding YihY family inner membrane protein, which produces MTPPTTETPARTRPAPLHQGHLLHDWAEACRRRGGVLAFLARQVQVFFFTVHTINNGEITRRAAALTYHTLLAIVPLLAVAFALFKAFGGLQRLEEPLRQLILENLAVGRADEVGRWLNQFTANISAGAIAGVGMLLLFYSAVSLLVESEQAFNRVWGIARGRPLHLRLAVYWLMITVGPILVGVSLSISAQLQRSAFATVASQWLPWGIGRWLLSLGSTLAVCALFITAYALVPNTKVRLRSALAGGLVGGLLWTALKALFIWLSASFLRYSAVYGALGAMPLLMLWLYYSWVIVLFGVSFTYASQTVATDRLESAPLVLSQATRETLALRLLVETVDAFQRGAPAPTAAMLASAAAAPLAVSQPLLDLLLDQRLVAATREGDELRYLPARAPDTVAVAEVLDVLRHREGDDVALVNDALQARLSALLSSAAAASRAQTATSLAALANPPATPTPTPIPAPRAAPMPGAGPS; this is translated from the coding sequence ATGACCCCACCAACGACCGAAACGCCGGCGCGCACGCGCCCGGCGCCGCTGCACCAAGGGCACCTGCTGCACGACTGGGCCGAGGCCTGTCGCCGCCGGGGCGGCGTGCTCGCCTTCCTCGCGCGCCAGGTGCAGGTCTTCTTCTTCACCGTGCACACGATCAATAACGGCGAAATCACCCGCCGGGCCGCGGCGCTCACCTATCACACGCTGCTGGCGATCGTCCCGTTGCTCGCCGTCGCCTTCGCGCTCTTCAAGGCCTTTGGTGGCCTGCAGCGCCTGGAGGAGCCGCTGCGGCAGCTGATCCTCGAGAACCTCGCCGTCGGGCGAGCGGACGAGGTGGGGCGCTGGCTCAACCAGTTCACCGCCAACATCAGCGCGGGCGCGATCGCCGGGGTCGGGATGCTGCTGCTCTTCTACTCGGCGGTCAGCCTGCTGGTCGAAAGCGAGCAGGCCTTCAACCGGGTCTGGGGCATCGCGCGCGGGCGGCCGCTGCATCTGCGCTTGGCCGTCTACTGGTTGATGATCACCGTTGGCCCGATTCTCGTCGGCGTCTCACTCTCCATCTCGGCGCAGCTCCAGCGCTCCGCCTTCGCCACGGTCGCCAGTCAGTGGCTCCCCTGGGGCATAGGGCGCTGGCTACTCTCGCTCGGCTCGACGCTCGCCGTCTGCGCGCTCTTCATCACGGCCTACGCGCTGGTGCCGAACACCAAGGTGCGCCTGCGCAGCGCGCTCGCTGGCGGCCTCGTCGGCGGCCTGCTCTGGACGGCCCTCAAGGCACTCTTCATCTGGCTCTCGGCCAGCTTCCTGCGCTACAGCGCCGTCTATGGCGCGCTCGGCGCGATGCCGCTCCTCATGCTCTGGCTCTATTACAGCTGGGTCATCGTGCTCTTCGGCGTCAGCTTCACCTACGCCAGTCAGACCGTCGCCACCGATCGGCTCGAGTCCGCGCCCCTCGTCCTCAGCCAGGCCACGCGCGAGACGCTCGCCCTGCGCCTGCTGGTCGAGACGGTGGACGCCTTCCAGCGAGGCGCGCCGGCGCCGACGGCGGCGATGCTGGCCAGCGCCGCGGCAGCCCCGCTGGCGGTGAGCCAGCCGCTGCTCGATCTCTTGCTCGACCAAAGGTTGGTGGCGGCCACCCGGGAAGGCGACGAGCTGCGCTACCTGCCTGCGAGAGCGCCAGACACGGTCGCGGTCGCTGAGGTCCTCGACGTCCTGCGCCACCGCGAGGGTGACGACGTCGCGCTGGTCAACGACGCCCTGCAGGCTCGCCTGAGCGCGCTGCTCTCGAGCGCCGCGGCCGCGAGTCGGGCCCAGACCGCGACCTCCCTGGCGGCGTTAGCCAACCCGCCAGCCACGCCGACGCCGACGCCGATACCGGCACCGAGAGCGGCACCGATGCCTGGCGCCGGACCGTCCTAG
- a CDS encoding PqqD family protein yields MSKEANTAAEGTRLCHAPSVAWQRVGDEVVVLDVPRRTLVGLNPTASALWESIASEGEVAASIATVAERLQQPVASLNDEIARIAKALLQRELLQVVGAQSIPAAQRVPGDSGFPAALPGIAWEEQLEDSGVYAACAKDPFGEISPGCTASPSAGSS; encoded by the coding sequence ATGAGCAAGGAAGCGAACACGGCCGCCGAGGGAACTCGGCTGTGCCACGCACCTTCCGTCGCCTGGCAACGCGTCGGCGATGAGGTCGTGGTCCTCGACGTGCCGCGGCGGACCCTCGTCGGTCTCAACCCCACCGCCTCGGCGCTTTGGGAGTCGATCGCCTCCGAAGGTGAGGTCGCCGCTAGCATCGCCACCGTGGCGGAGCGGCTGCAGCAGCCGGTGGCGTCCTTGAACGACGAGATCGCGCGCATAGCCAAGGCCCTGCTGCAACGCGAGCTGCTCCAGGTCGTCGGAGCGCAGTCCATCCCAGCCGCCCAGCGAGTCCCTGGCGACTCCGGCTTTCCCGCAGCACTGCCCGGTATCGCCTGGGAGGAGCAGCTCGAGGACTCCGGGGTCTACGCCGCCTGCGCGAAGGACCCCTTCGGCGAGATTTCTCCCGGCTGCACGGCTAGCCCTTCGGCGGGCAGCTCCTAG
- a CDS encoding SDR family NAD(P)-dependent oxidoreductase gives MSQKVVFLGATRGMGRALARLLAARGDVLCLLGRQADDLARSAADLEAYGESYGARAVAGTALCDLEQPATFAPALEAAERLLSRPDLVVVSAGVFAPQDALEDDPALAARLLAVDFTNTVLFCEEARKRLLAQGGGTLCVFSSVAGDRGRKPVAIYGAAKAGLSHYLESLDHKYRAAGLRTICVKPGFVRTGMTAGLKEPPFAGDPQDVARRVLRAIDRGEPVVYAPAAWRAVMAVIRALPRQVMRRVDF, from the coding sequence ATGAGCCAGAAGGTCGTCTTCCTCGGTGCGACGCGCGGCATGGGTCGCGCCCTGGCGCGCTTGCTGGCTGCGCGCGGGGACGTGCTGTGCTTGCTCGGGCGCCAGGCAGACGACCTGGCCCGCAGCGCGGCCGACCTCGAGGCCTATGGCGAGTCCTACGGCGCGCGCGCCGTCGCCGGCACCGCGCTCTGTGATTTAGAGCAACCGGCGACCTTTGCGCCGGCCCTCGAGGCGGCCGAGCGGTTGCTGTCACGACCTGACCTGGTGGTGGTGAGCGCGGGTGTCTTCGCCCCGCAGGACGCGCTCGAGGACGACCCCGCGCTGGCGGCGCGCCTCTTGGCGGTGGACTTTACCAACACCGTGCTCTTCTGCGAGGAGGCGCGCAAGCGGCTGCTCGCGCAGGGTGGCGGCACGCTCTGTGTCTTCAGCTCCGTAGCGGGCGACCGCGGCCGCAAGCCCGTGGCGATCTATGGCGCAGCCAAGGCAGGCCTCTCGCACTACCTCGAGAGCCTCGACCACAAGTACCGCGCCGCGGGATTGCGCACGATCTGCGTCAAGCCCGGGTTCGTACGCACCGGGATGACCGCCGGCCTCAAGGAACCCCCCTTCGCGGGCGACCCGCAGGACGTCGCCCGGCGCGTGCTGCGCGCGATCGATCGCGGCGAGCCGGTGGTTTATGCGCCCGCGGCCTGGCGCGCGGTGATGGCGGTGATTCGGGCCCTGCCGCGGCAGGTGATGCGCCGCGTCGACTTCTGA
- a CDS encoding CoA ester lyase, with protein sequence MAPLQPQEVLFADGARELPLMASCEHYAGSERFLRKALELQAQLGGVFDVTVDCEDGARAGAEREQIELALALLHDPLNRHGRLGVRVHGYHDAPWRQDVDLLLAGAAAELAYLTLPKATSVAQVATMAAYIRSACDRQGERRTPPLHVLIETQGALRDVWKIAAIPGVEVLDFGLMDFVSDHQGAIPETAMRSPEQFEHRLVTRAKTEVVAAALAHGIVPAHNVTLALKDAEQTRADAERARREFGFLRMWSIYPTQVEAILAGMAPDLSRLPRALALLSQAQDAGWGPVAFEGQLQDRGTYRDAWRLVRQARAGGLALGAEAERRFFGG encoded by the coding sequence ATGGCCCCGCTTCAGCCACAAGAGGTCCTATTCGCCGACGGAGCGCGCGAGCTGCCCTTGATGGCGAGCTGTGAGCACTACGCCGGCTCCGAGCGCTTCCTGCGCAAGGCGCTCGAGCTGCAGGCGCAGCTCGGTGGCGTCTTCGACGTGACGGTGGACTGCGAGGATGGCGCGCGCGCCGGGGCTGAGCGTGAGCAGATCGAGCTGGCTCTGGCGCTGCTGCACGACCCGCTCAACCGTCACGGACGGCTGGGGGTCCGAGTCCACGGCTATCATGACGCGCCTTGGCGCCAAGATGTCGACCTGCTGCTGGCCGGCGCGGCGGCCGAGCTCGCCTATCTGACGCTGCCCAAGGCCACCTCCGTGGCGCAGGTGGCGACGATGGCAGCTTACATTCGCAGCGCCTGCGACCGGCAGGGGGAGCGTCGCACACCACCCCTGCACGTGCTGATCGAGACCCAGGGCGCCCTGCGCGACGTCTGGAAGATCGCCGCGATCCCAGGGGTCGAGGTGCTCGACTTCGGCCTGATGGACTTCGTCAGCGACCACCAGGGCGCGATCCCCGAGACGGCGATGCGCTCCCCCGAGCAGTTCGAGCATCGCCTGGTCACCCGCGCCAAGACTGAGGTCGTGGCCGCCGCGCTGGCCCATGGGATCGTGCCGGCCCATAACGTCACGCTCGCCCTCAAGGACGCCGAGCAAACGCGCGCGGATGCCGAGCGCGCGCGGCGCGAGTTTGGGTTCCTGCGGATGTGGAGCATCTACCCGACGCAGGTCGAGGCGATCCTGGCGGGAATGGCGCCCGACCTCTCGCGGCTGCCGCGGGCGCTGGCCCTGCTGTCGCAGGCCCAGGATGCCGGCTGGGGGCCGGTGGCCTTCGAGGGCCAGCTCCAGGATCGCGGGACCTATCGCGATGCCTGGAGGCTCGTGCGGCAGGCGCGTGCGGGCGGCCTCGCGCTCGGGGCCGAGGCCGAGCGCCGGTTCTTTGGCGGCTGA
- a CDS encoding response regulator, producing the protein MIALAGPHTGRVYSLQESALIGRGSEALVRLEVPEISRRHALISRKITGRWVIEDLGSRNGTMVNGTPVGDEPHPLQFGDRVQIGSHVMFVFTRYDQLEEQVLQSQRMEAVGRMAGGIAHDFNNLLAAITSTVEFLIQAAAEGTVKPPVLDECLGDIRQAARRAVELTSCMLDLSRRELGRPAAVDVSAVIHEVMQLSRRTFPGEIQVEEAIAPGMFVMGQRAQLHQALMNVCVNARDAMSGCGGGTVAVSLARVDASVPGGVPLLLAGRGSFIVAKITDTGVGMDEDTAQRAFEPFFTTKGPDKGTGLGLSTVYAVVKNHGGHVEVESHPGQGTTFRIYLPAMAASDQEEALVCDTPMRTQRIATDKPAEKTILVVDDDQNVRRSLVRLLDQLGYGVLAAGGAHEALEVFGEHQERIDLVLLDIVMPEVSGEQVFHQLRALRPALPIALMSGFAPQGSTQSMLRAGADGFLHKPFEREALQRLLNGIFGTHKVPTGPRPSQEP; encoded by the coding sequence TTGATTGCGTTGGCCGGACCGCATACGGGCCGGGTCTACTCGCTGCAGGAGAGCGCGCTGATCGGGCGCGGGAGCGAGGCGCTGGTGCGCTTGGAGGTGCCGGAGATCTCGCGCCGCCACGCGCTGATCTCGCGCAAGATCACCGGTCGCTGGGTGATCGAGGACCTCGGCAGCCGCAACGGCACGATGGTCAATGGCACGCCCGTTGGCGACGAGCCCCATCCCCTGCAGTTCGGCGACCGTGTGCAGATCGGCAGCCACGTGATGTTCGTCTTCACGCGCTACGATCAGCTCGAGGAGCAGGTGCTGCAGTCCCAGCGGATGGAGGCCGTGGGACGGATGGCCGGCGGCATCGCGCATGACTTCAACAACCTGCTGGCCGCGATCACCAGCACGGTCGAGTTCTTGATCCAGGCAGCGGCCGAGGGGACGGTCAAGCCGCCGGTGCTGGATGAGTGCCTGGGCGACATTCGCCAGGCAGCGCGGCGCGCCGTTGAGCTGACGAGCTGCATGCTCGACCTTTCGCGGCGCGAGCTAGGACGCCCGGCCGCGGTCGATGTCTCCGCGGTGATCCATGAGGTGATGCAGCTCTCACGGCGCACCTTCCCTGGCGAGATCCAGGTCGAGGAGGCGATCGCGCCCGGAATGTTCGTCATGGGGCAGCGCGCGCAGCTCCACCAGGCCCTGATGAACGTCTGCGTCAACGCCCGCGACGCCATGAGCGGGTGCGGTGGTGGGACGGTGGCTGTCTCCCTCGCGCGGGTGGACGCGAGCGTGCCGGGCGGAGTGCCGCTCCTCCTGGCGGGTCGCGGATCGTTCATCGTCGCCAAGATCACGGACACGGGCGTGGGGATGGACGAGGACACGGCGCAACGGGCCTTCGAGCCCTTCTTCACGACCAAGGGTCCGGATAAGGGCACCGGCCTCGGCCTCTCGACGGTCTACGCCGTGGTCAAGAACCATGGCGGCCACGTCGAGGTCGAGTCGCATCCGGGGCAGGGGACGACCTTCCGCATCTATCTGCCAGCCATGGCCGCGAGCGATCAGGAGGAGGCGCTGGTCTGCGACACGCCGATGCGCACGCAGCGCATCGCCACCGACAAGCCCGCCGAGAAGACGATCCTGGTGGTCGACGACGACCAGAACGTTCGCCGCAGCCTGGTGCGGTTGCTCGACCAGCTCGGCTACGGGGTGCTCGCCGCCGGCGGCGCCCATGAGGCCCTCGAGGTCTTTGGCGAGCATCAGGAGCGCATCGACCTGGTGTTGCTCGACATCGTGATGCCCGAGGTCAGCGGCGAGCAGGTCTTTCACCAGCTTAGGGCGTTGCGGCCCGCGCTGCCGATCGCCCTGATGTCGGGCTTCGCGCCGCAGGGCAGCACGCAGAGCATGCTGCGGGCCGGTGCCGACGGCTTCCTGCACAAGCCCTTCGAGCGGGAGGCGCTGCAGCGCTTGCTCAACGGGATCTTTGGCACCCATAAGGTGCCGACCGGTCCCCGGCCCTCGCAGGAGCCGTGA